One window of Methylococcus sp. EFPC2 genomic DNA carries:
- the ftsH gene encoding ATP-dependent zinc metalloprotease FtsH, whose product MLKNILLWVVIAVVLMSVFNNFGTRKSVDSSMSYSQFIAAVNEGQVKQVTIDGQTLRGMLGTGEKFSTYTPQDPHLVDDLLKNHVEIKAQPPEQQSLLMQIFISWFPMLLLIGVWVFFMRQMQGGGAGRGAMSFGKSKARLLEEDQVKVTFADVAGCDEAKEDVTEMVDFLKDPSKFQKLGGKIPRGALMVGPPGTGKTLLARAIAGEAKVPFFTISGSDFVEMFVGVGASRVRDMFEQAKKHAPCIIFIDEIDAVGRHRGAGLGGGHDEREQTLNQLLVEMDGFEGNEGIIVIAATNRPDVLDPALLRPGRFDRQIVVGLPDVKGREHILKVHAKRVPCADDVEIKWLARGTPGFSGADLANLVNEAALFAARKNKRVVEMDDFEKAKDKILMGAERRSMVMSDEEKKLTAYHEAGHAIVGRLVPEHDPVYKVSIMPRGRALGITMFLPERDQYSASKQKLESQISSLFGGRIAEELIFGKERVTTGASNDIERATQLARNMVTRWGLSERLGPLAYSEEEGEVFLGRSVTKHKSVSEETAHLIDEEIRSVIDRNYERSEQILRENLEKMHVMADALIKYETIDRLQIDDIMEGRTPRPPQSWDDVTPPANKDDRGAGATGVLDDTGSLGGKPAAQH is encoded by the coding sequence ATGCTAAAAAATATATTGCTGTGGGTGGTCATCGCCGTCGTGCTGATGTCCGTGTTTAATAACTTCGGAACCCGCAAGTCGGTCGATTCCTCGATGTCCTACTCCCAGTTCATCGCAGCGGTGAACGAAGGTCAGGTGAAACAGGTGACCATCGACGGTCAGACCCTGCGCGGCATGCTGGGTACCGGGGAGAAATTCAGCACCTACACCCCCCAGGATCCGCATCTGGTCGACGATTTGTTGAAGAACCACGTCGAGATCAAGGCGCAGCCGCCGGAACAGCAATCGCTGCTGATGCAGATCTTCATCTCCTGGTTCCCCATGCTGTTGTTGATCGGCGTGTGGGTGTTCTTCATGCGCCAGATGCAAGGCGGCGGAGCCGGCCGTGGGGCGATGTCCTTCGGCAAGAGCAAGGCTCGCTTGCTTGAAGAGGACCAGGTCAAGGTGACCTTCGCGGACGTCGCCGGTTGCGACGAGGCGAAGGAAGACGTCACCGAAATGGTCGATTTCCTCAAAGACCCCAGCAAGTTCCAGAAGCTGGGCGGCAAGATACCGCGCGGTGCTTTGATGGTGGGGCCTCCGGGTACCGGCAAGACCTTGCTGGCGCGCGCCATCGCGGGCGAAGCCAAGGTTCCGTTCTTCACTATCTCGGGCTCCGACTTCGTGGAAATGTTCGTCGGCGTGGGCGCGTCCCGTGTCCGCGACATGTTCGAACAGGCGAAGAAACATGCGCCTTGCATCATCTTCATCGATGAAATCGATGCCGTGGGCCGTCATCGTGGTGCGGGCCTGGGCGGCGGACACGACGAGCGCGAGCAGACGCTGAACCAGTTGCTGGTCGAGATGGACGGATTCGAGGGCAACGAAGGTATCATCGTGATCGCCGCCACCAACCGTCCCGACGTGCTCGACCCGGCACTGCTGCGCCCTGGCCGTTTCGACCGCCAGATCGTGGTGGGATTGCCGGACGTGAAAGGCCGCGAGCATATCCTTAAGGTGCATGCCAAGCGCGTGCCTTGCGCGGACGACGTGGAAATCAAGTGGCTCGCTCGCGGTACGCCGGGATTCTCCGGGGCCGATCTGGCCAATCTGGTGAACGAAGCCGCCCTGTTCGCCGCCCGCAAGAACAAGCGGGTGGTCGAGATGGACGACTTCGAAAAAGCCAAGGACAAGATCCTGATGGGTGCCGAGCGCCGTTCCATGGTCATGAGCGACGAGGAAAAGAAACTCACCGCTTACCACGAGGCCGGTCACGCCATCGTCGGCCGCCTGGTGCCGGAACACGACCCGGTATACAAGGTCAGCATCATGCCGCGCGGCCGTGCGCTGGGCATCACGATGTTCCTGCCGGAGCGCGACCAGTACAGCGCCAGCAAGCAGAAGCTGGAAAGCCAGATATCCAGTTTGTTCGGCGGGCGCATCGCGGAAGAGTTGATCTTCGGCAAGGAGCGGGTTACCACGGGCGCTTCCAATGACATCGAACGCGCCACCCAGTTGGCCCGCAACATGGTCACCCGGTGGGGATTGTCCGAGCGTTTGGGTCCCTTGGCTTACAGCGAGGAGGAGGGCGAGGTATTCCTCGGCCGCTCCGTGACCAAGCATAAGTCGGTGTCGGAAGAAACCGCGCATCTAATCGATGAGGAAATCCGCTCGGTGATCGACCGCAACTACGAGCGGTCTGAGCAGATACTGCGCGAAAACCTCGAAAAGATGCACGTCATGGCCGACGCCTTGATCAAGTACGAAACCATCGATCGCCTGCAGATAGACGACATCATGGAAGGCCGTACTCCTCGTCCGCCACAGAGTTGGGACGATGTCACCCCGCCGGCCAATAAGGACGACCGGGGAGCGGGCGCGACGGGCGTGTTGGACGACACCGGAAGCCTGGGTGGGAAACCGGCCGCGCAGCATTGA
- the rlmE gene encoding 23S rRNA (uridine(2552)-2'-O)-methyltransferase RlmE — MARSRSSQRWLAEHFSDEYVKMAQERGFRSRAVFKLEELDARDRLFKPAMSVVDLGAAPGGWSQYAAQRVGKSGRIIALDILPMEALPGVTFIQGDFQEDEVLDRLMEALEGRPVDLVLSDMAPNMTGARAVDQPRAMYLAELALDTTCKILKPGGVFVVKLFHGAGFDEYQRLARASFASISNRKPKASRDRSAESYMVAKGLKKT; from the coding sequence ATGGCGCGTAGCCGCAGTAGCCAGCGTTGGCTGGCAGAACATTTTTCCGACGAATACGTGAAGATGGCGCAGGAACGCGGGTTTCGCTCGCGTGCCGTGTTCAAGCTGGAAGAGTTGGATGCGCGCGACCGCCTGTTCAAGCCCGCTATGAGCGTGGTCGATCTGGGCGCGGCGCCCGGCGGCTGGTCGCAATACGCGGCGCAACGGGTCGGAAAAAGCGGGCGGATTATAGCCTTGGACATCCTGCCCATGGAAGCGCTGCCCGGCGTGACCTTCATCCAGGGCGATTTCCAGGAGGACGAGGTTCTGGATCGTCTCATGGAGGCGCTGGAGGGGCGGCCGGTCGACCTGGTTCTGTCCGATATGGCGCCGAACATGACCGGTGCGCGCGCGGTTGATCAGCCCCGTGCCATGTACCTCGCGGAGCTGGCTTTGGACACCACCTGCAAGATACTGAAACCGGGTGGCGTGTTCGTCGTCAAGCTTTTTCATGGCGCCGGGTTCGATGAATATCAGCGACTTGCGCGCGCTTCATTCGCCAGTATTTCCAATCGCAAGCCCAAGGCATCGCGCGACCGCAGCGCCGAGAGCTACATGGTGGCTAAGGGCTTGAAGAAAACTTGA
- the yhbY gene encoding ribosome assembly RNA-binding protein YhbY, which yields MKSDQKKLLRAQAHALKPVVITGQAGLSEAVLNEINLALEHHELIKVRLNAADREARKEMSDRICTELKAELVQTLGHIAVIYRLNPEKH from the coding sequence TTGAAATCGGACCAGAAAAAACTATTGCGCGCCCAAGCGCATGCCCTCAAACCTGTCGTGATTACCGGACAGGCCGGCCTCAGCGAGGCCGTCCTTAACGAAATCAATCTGGCGCTCGAGCACCACGAACTGATCAAGGTACGCCTAAACGCCGCGGACAGGGAAGCCCGCAAGGAAATGAGCGATCGGATCTGCACCGAACTAAAAGCGGAGTTGGTCCAGACGCTAGGACACATCGCCGTGATTTACCGCCTGAACCCCGAGAAACATTAG
- the greA gene encoding transcription elongation factor GreA encodes MNKVPITVRGAERLREELSNLKSVVRPRIIQAISEARAHGDLKENAEYHAAREQQSFTEGRIKEIEAKLSNCQIIDVTQLHADGKVVFGSTVEIEDLDTEQVVTYQIVGEDEADIKAGRISNTSPIARALIGKREEDVVTVQTPGGVKELEIRKISYI; translated from the coding sequence ATGAATAAAGTCCCCATTACCGTCCGCGGCGCCGAGCGTCTGCGAGAAGAGCTGAGCAATCTGAAGTCCGTGGTGCGGCCGCGCATCATCCAGGCCATTTCCGAAGCCCGCGCGCACGGCGACTTGAAGGAAAACGCCGAATACCACGCGGCGCGCGAACAGCAAAGCTTCACCGAAGGCCGGATCAAGGAGATCGAGGCCAAACTGAGCAATTGCCAGATCATCGACGTGACCCAGTTGCATGCCGACGGCAAGGTGGTTTTCGGTTCGACCGTCGAGATCGAAGACCTGGATACGGAGCAGGTCGTGACCTATCAGATCGTCGGAGAGGATGAGGCGGACATCAAGGCGGGCCGCATCTCCAACACGTCGCCCATCGCGCGGGCCTTGATCGGCAAACGCGAGGAAGATGTGGTGACGGTGCAGACGCCGGGGGGTGTGAAGGAGCTTGAAATCCGCAAGATCAGCTACATCTAA
- the carB gene encoding carbamoyl-phosphate synthase large subunit, with protein sequence MPKRTDIQSILLLGAGPIVIGQACEFDYSGAQACKALREEGYRVILVNSNPATIMTDPEMADATYIEPIDWQTVAAIIEKERPDALLPTMGGQTALNCALDLDREGVLAKYGVELIGANKDAIEKAEDRQKFKEAMDKIGLGSARSGIAHTIEEALAVLDRVGYPAIIRPSFTLGGSGGGIAYNRQEFVEICERGLELSPTHELLIEESLLGWKEFEMEVVRDRKDNCIIICSIENFDPMGVHTGDSITVAPAQTLTDKEYQILRDASIAVLREIGVDTGGSNVQFSLNPRDGRLIVIEMNPRVSRSSALASKATGFPIAKVAAKLAVGYTLDELRNEITGGATPASFEPSIDYVVTKIPRFAFEKFPQADSRLTTQMKSVGEAMAIGRTFQESLQKALRSLETGVDGLSPKQDLNAEDARENLQTELRHPGPERIYYVADAFRAGWSLQEVQECSSIDPWFLAQIEDLIQEEKSLAKRILATLSAEDIYGLKRKGFSDSRLAKLLDSSEAEVRAHRHKFGVRPVYKRIDSCAAEFASSTAYLYSTYEEECEALPTERKKIIVLGGGPNRIGQGIEFDYCCVHAAMALREDGYETIMINCNPETVSTDFDTSDRLYFEPLTLEDVLEIVHLEKPTGIIVQYGGQTPLKLARALEAAGAPIVGTSPDSIDLAEDRERFQKLVDRLELKQPPNRTARSQEEALIGANEVGYPLVVRPSYVLGGRAMEIVFNDEELKRYMREAVSVSNESPVLLDRFLDDAIEMDVDAICDGQRVLIGGLMQHIEQAGVHSGDSACSIPPYDLSQEIQANIREQVKLLAEALGVVGLMNTQFAIKGDEIYILEVNPRASRTAPFVSKATGYPLAKIAARCMVGKTLDEQGVIAERIPSYYSVKEAVFPFIKFPGVDPLLGPEMKSTGEVMGVGETFGEAYAKAQRAASVKLPRSGVAFISIRDADKSKIAPVARKLAQLGFQLLATGGTAQVINDAGVECKRVFKVNEGRPHIVDMIKNGEVQFIINTTEGKKAIADSFTIRRQALQQQVTYTTTLSGAWATCHALDELHAKDVNRLQDLHQSFQ encoded by the coding sequence ATGCCAAAAAGAACCGACATCCAATCCATCCTCCTGCTGGGCGCCGGGCCCATCGTCATCGGCCAGGCCTGCGAATTCGACTATTCGGGCGCACAGGCTTGCAAGGCGCTGCGTGAGGAAGGCTATCGCGTCATCCTGGTCAACTCCAATCCGGCCACCATCATGACCGATCCAGAGATGGCCGATGCGACCTACATCGAGCCCATCGACTGGCAGACCGTGGCCGCCATCATCGAGAAAGAGCGCCCGGATGCGCTGCTGCCGACCATGGGGGGCCAGACCGCGCTGAACTGCGCGCTGGATCTCGACCGCGAGGGCGTGCTGGCGAAGTACGGCGTGGAACTGATAGGCGCCAACAAGGATGCCATCGAGAAGGCGGAGGACCGGCAGAAGTTCAAGGAGGCGATGGACAAGATCGGCCTCGGCTCGGCCCGCTCCGGCATCGCCCACACCATCGAGGAAGCCTTGGCGGTGCTCGACCGCGTGGGTTATCCGGCCATCATTCGTCCGTCCTTCACCCTGGGCGGCAGCGGCGGCGGCATCGCCTACAACCGGCAGGAGTTCGTCGAAATCTGCGAGCGCGGTCTCGAGCTTTCGCCCACTCACGAATTGCTGATCGAGGAATCGCTACTGGGCTGGAAAGAGTTCGAGATGGAGGTGGTGCGCGACCGCAAGGACAATTGCATCATCATTTGCTCGATCGAGAACTTCGATCCGATGGGCGTGCACACGGGTGACTCCATTACCGTGGCGCCGGCCCAGACCCTGACCGACAAGGAATACCAGATACTGCGCGACGCCTCCATCGCCGTACTGCGGGAAATCGGCGTGGATACCGGCGGATCGAACGTGCAGTTTTCGCTCAATCCGCGCGACGGCCGATTGATCGTGATCGAGATGAATCCGCGCGTCTCGCGCTCTTCGGCGCTGGCTTCCAAGGCCACCGGTTTTCCCATCGCCAAGGTCGCGGCCAAGCTGGCGGTGGGCTATACCCTGGACGAACTGCGCAACGAGATCACCGGCGGCGCGACCCCCGCTTCCTTCGAGCCTTCCATCGATTACGTCGTCACCAAGATTCCGCGCTTCGCCTTCGAAAAGTTCCCGCAGGCCGATAGTCGCTTGACCACGCAGATGAAGTCCGTGGGCGAGGCCATGGCCATAGGGCGGACTTTCCAGGAATCGCTGCAGAAGGCCTTGCGCAGCCTGGAAACCGGTGTCGACGGGCTGAGCCCGAAACAGGATTTGAACGCCGAAGACGCGCGCGAGAATCTGCAGACCGAGCTTCGCCATCCCGGGCCCGAGCGCATCTATTACGTGGCCGATGCGTTCCGTGCAGGCTGGTCGTTGCAGGAGGTGCAGGAATGCAGCAGCATCGATCCCTGGTTCCTGGCGCAGATCGAGGATTTGATCCAGGAAGAAAAATCCCTAGCCAAACGCATCCTGGCCACGCTGAGTGCCGAGGATATCTACGGCCTCAAGCGCAAGGGCTTCTCCGATTCGCGCCTGGCCAAGTTGCTGGACAGTAGCGAGGCGGAAGTAAGGGCGCATCGGCACAAGTTCGGCGTCCGCCCCGTCTACAAGCGCATCGATTCCTGCGCGGCGGAGTTCGCTTCCAGCACGGCTTATCTTTATTCGACCTATGAAGAAGAGTGCGAGGCCCTGCCGACCGAGCGGAAGAAAATCATCGTCTTGGGCGGCGGTCCCAACCGCATCGGCCAGGGCATCGAATTCGACTATTGCTGCGTCCATGCGGCCATGGCATTGCGCGAGGATGGCTACGAAACCATCATGATCAATTGCAATCCGGAAACCGTGTCGACCGACTTCGATACCTCGGACCGCTTGTATTTCGAGCCGCTGACCCTGGAAGACGTGCTGGAAATCGTCCACCTGGAGAAGCCGACCGGCATCATCGTGCAGTACGGCGGTCAGACGCCGCTGAAACTGGCGCGTGCCCTGGAAGCCGCCGGTGCGCCCATCGTCGGCACCTCGCCGGATTCGATTGACCTGGCCGAAGACCGCGAACGCTTCCAGAAGCTGGTCGACCGTCTGGAGCTGAAGCAGCCGCCCAACCGCACGGCGCGTTCCCAGGAAGAAGCCCTGATCGGCGCCAACGAAGTGGGTTATCCGCTGGTGGTGCGGCCGTCTTACGTCTTGGGCGGGCGCGCCATGGAGATCGTCTTCAACGACGAAGAGCTGAAACGCTACATGCGCGAAGCCGTGAGCGTGTCGAACGAATCGCCGGTGCTGCTGGACCGCTTCCTCGACGATGCCATCGAGATGGATGTCGACGCGATCTGTGACGGTCAAAGAGTGCTGATCGGCGGGCTCATGCAGCATATCGAACAGGCCGGCGTGCATTCGGGCGATTCGGCCTGCTCCATTCCGCCTTATGACTTGTCGCAGGAGATCCAGGCCAACATCCGCGAACAGGTGAAGTTGTTGGCCGAAGCCTTGGGCGTGGTGGGATTGATGAACACCCAGTTCGCCATCAAGGGTGATGAAATCTATATTCTGGAGGTCAATCCACGCGCCTCGCGCACCGCGCCTTTCGTGTCCAAGGCCACCGGCTATCCGCTGGCTAAGATCGCGGCGCGTTGCATGGTCGGCAAGACCCTGGACGAGCAGGGCGTGATCGCCGAGCGCATACCGTCTTATTATTCGGTCAAGGAAGCGGTTTTCCCCTTCATCAAGTTCCCCGGCGTCGATCCGTTGCTGGGGCCGGAGATGAAGTCGACCGGCGAAGTGATGGGCGTGGGCGAGACTTTCGGCGAGGCCTATGCCAAGGCCCAGCGCGCGGCGAGCGTCAAATTGCCGCGCAGCGGCGTGGCCTTCATCAGCATACGCGACGCCGACAAGTCCAAGATCGCTCCGGTTGCCCGCAAGTTGGCCCAGCTCGGCTTCCAGTTGCTCGCCACCGGCGGCACGGCGCAAGTCATCAACGACGCGGGTGTCGAGTGCAAGCGGGTGTTCAAGGTCAACGAAGGTCGCCCGCACATCGTGGACATGATCAAGAACGGCGAAGTCCAGTTCATCATCAACACCACCGAGGGCAAGAAGGCCATCGCCGATTCGTTTACCATCCGCCGCCAGGCTTTGCAGCAGCAGGTGACCTACACCACCACGCTGTCGGGTGCCTGGGCCACGTGCCATGCGTTGGACGAGTTACACGCCAAGGACGTCAACCGTCTGCAGGATTTACACCAGAGTTTTCAATAA
- the carA gene encoding glutamine-hydrolyzing carbamoyl-phosphate synthase small subunit, producing the protein MKTPALLALEDGTVFRGIAIGADGLSVGEVVFNTSITGYQEILTDPSYARQIVTLTYPHIGNVGVNPEDVESDGIYASGLVVRDVPLLTSNWRARQSLPDYLKERGVVGIAGLDTRKLTRILRDKGAQRGCIAAGASLDVEEALARARAFPGLQGMDLAKEVSARQAYHWNEGEWRLESGYRSTSSARFNVVAYDFGIKRNILRMLAERGCRLTVVPAQTPAHDVLAMQPHGVFLSNGPGDPEPCDYAITAIREILAAGTPVFGICLGHQLLALASGARTVKMKFGHHGGNHPVQEIATGRVAITSQNHGFTVDEASLPNNLKPTHRSLFDGSLQGIERTDCKAFSFQGHPEASPGPHDLAPLFDRFVDIMHSSH; encoded by the coding sequence TTGAAAACGCCCGCTCTGCTCGCACTCGAAGACGGTACCGTCTTTCGGGGCATCGCCATCGGTGCCGACGGTCTGTCGGTTGGCGAGGTGGTGTTCAACACCTCCATCACCGGCTATCAGGAAATCCTCACCGATCCTTCCTATGCACGTCAGATCGTCACGCTGACCTATCCGCATATCGGCAACGTCGGGGTCAATCCCGAGGATGTCGAGTCGGACGGCATCTACGCGAGCGGCCTGGTCGTGCGCGACGTGCCGCTGTTGACCAGCAACTGGCGCGCCCGGCAGAGCCTGCCGGATTATCTGAAAGAACGCGGCGTGGTCGGCATCGCCGGTCTGGACACCCGCAAGCTGACTCGCATCCTGCGCGACAAGGGCGCGCAGCGGGGCTGCATCGCGGCGGGGGCGTCGCTGGATGTCGAGGAGGCCTTGGCCAGGGCGCGGGCGTTTCCGGGCTTGCAAGGCATGGACCTGGCGAAGGAGGTCAGCGCCAGGCAGGCTTATCATTGGAACGAGGGCGAATGGCGCCTGGAAAGCGGTTATCGTTCGACGTCTTCGGCGCGCTTCAACGTGGTGGCTTACGACTTCGGCATCAAGCGCAATATCTTGCGCATGCTGGCCGAGCGGGGATGCCGCCTCACCGTGGTTCCGGCGCAAACGCCGGCGCATGACGTGCTGGCCATGCAGCCGCACGGGGTGTTCCTGTCCAACGGCCCCGGCGATCCGGAGCCTTGCGATTACGCGATCACCGCCATCCGCGAGATTCTGGCGGCAGGCACGCCGGTCTTCGGTATCTGTCTGGGGCATCAGTTGCTGGCGCTGGCCAGCGGCGCGCGCACGGTGAAGATGAAGTTCGGTCATCATGGCGGCAATCATCCGGTGCAGGAAATCGCGACCGGGCGCGTGGCCATCACCAGCCAGAATCACGGCTTCACGGTGGACGAAGCCTCGCTGCCGAACAATCTCAAGCCGACCCACCGCTCCCTCTTCGATGGCAGCTTGCAGGGCATAGAGCGCACGGATTGCAAGGCGTTCAGCTTTCAGGGACATCCGGAGGCAAGCCCCGGTCCTCACGATCTGGCGCCCTTGTTCGACCGTTTCGTCGACATCATGCACTCCAGCCATTAA